One genomic region from Entelurus aequoreus isolate RoL-2023_Sb linkage group LG14, RoL_Eaeq_v1.1, whole genome shotgun sequence encodes:
- the LOC133664935 gene encoding activin receptor type-1C produces MTPPAQLSLLAAWIFLWLLQRNTGLKCVCPLCDDGVCETSADGACWNSVMLIDGREKTAQSCLSPLEMKGQVFCYSSPSVSRRECCFSHFCNNQTLHLQPERPLGDPDRSSRLQLLLVIAVPSCLLCVALVLGGVFLVQSQRCLYSRAQKHDPEEALDDHMLMSPDKCLKDLIYDMSTSGSGSGLPLLVQRTIARTIVLQESIGKGRFGEVWRGKWRGEDVAVKIFSSRDERSWFREAEIYQTIMLRHDNILGFIAADNKDNGSWTQLWLVSEYHEHGSLFDYLNRYTVSVESMMLLALSIASGLAHLHMEIIGTQGKPAIAHRDLKSKNVLVKKNGTAVIADLGLAVKHDSSSNSIDIPSNHRVGTKRYMAPEVLDETINANNFESFKRADIYSLGLVFWEVARRCSDRGLQEDFQLPYYDLVPSDPSIEDMKKVVCEQKLRPNIPNQWQCCEALRVAGKLMRECWYANPAARLTALRVKKTLSQLSSIRDVKD; encoded by the exons GTCTGAAATGTGTGTGCCCGCTGTGCGACGACGGCGTCTGCGAGACGTCGGCCGACGGCGCCTGCTGGAACTCGGTCATGTTGATCGACGGCCGGGAGAAGACGGCGCAGTCGTGCCTGTCGCCGTTGGAGATGAAAGGTCAGGTGTTCTGCTACAGCTCCCCCAGCGTCTCCAGGAGGGAGTGCTGCTTCAGCCACTTCTGCAACAACCAGACCCTGCACTTGCAGCCCG AGAGGCCTTTGGGAGATCCagacaggagcagcaggctgcAGCTGCTGCTGGTGATAGCGGTGCCCTCCTGCCTGCTGTGCGTGGCCCTCGTACTCGGGGGGGTGTTTCTGGTGCAGAGTCAGCGCTGCCTGTACAGCAGGGCCCAGAAACACGACCCGGAAGAGGCCCTGGACGACCACATGCTCATGTCACctgacaagtgtctcaaagatctCATCTACGACATGAGCACCTCCGGCTCTGGATCAG GACTCCCCCTGCTGGTCCAAAGAACAATCGCCCGCACCATCGTCCTGCAGGAGAGCATCGGGAAAGGGCGGTTCGGAGAGGTGTGGCGGGGAAAGTGGCGAGGAGAGGACGTCGCTGTGAAGATCTTCTCCTCCAGGGACGAGAGGTCGTGGTTCCGTGAAGCGGAGATTTATCAGACCATCATGCTCAGACATGACAATATCCTGGGCTTTATCGCGGCCGACAACAAAG ATAATGGATCTTGGACGCAGCTTTGGTTGGTGTCAGAATACCATGAACATGGCTCGTTGTTCGATTACCTGAACAGGTACACCGTGTCGGTGGAGAGCATGATGCTTCTTGCCTTGTCCATAGCCAGTGGACTGGCTCATCTCCACATGGAAATCATTGGCACACAGG GGAAGCCAGCCATCGCTCACAGGGACCTCAAGTCTAAAAATGTCCTGGTGAAGAAGAACGGCACCGCTGTCATCGCAGATTTGGGCTTGGCCGTGAAACACGACTCCAGCAGCAACAGCATTGACATACCGTCCAACCACAGAGTGGGAACCAAGAG GTACATGGCCCCCGAAGTCCTGGACGAGACGATCAACGCCAACAATTTTGAGTCCTTCAAGCGAGCGGACATCTACTCCTTGGGTCTGGTGTTTTGGGAAGTGGCCCGGAGATGCTCCGACCGAG GACTTCAAGAGGATTTCCAGCTGCCTTATTATGACCTGGTGCCTTCAGATCCGTCCATTGAGGACATGAAGAAGGTCGTGTGTGAGCAGAAACTCAGACCAAACATTCCAAACCAGTGGCAGTGCTGTGAG GCCCTGCGTGTGGCGGGCAAACTGATGAGAGAGTGCTGGTATGCCAACCCCGCCGCACGACTCACCGCCCTACGGGTCAAGAAGACGCTGTCGCAACTGTCCAGCATCAGAGACGTCAAAGATTAG